Genomic DNA from Labilithrix sp.:
CCCCCCGTCCTTCCTCATCCCGGCGGCACCGGCGACCTCGTTCCGTGGGGCGGAACGGATGCTTCGCGTTGGCGTCCCGAAGCGACGCTGGCGAATGCGACGAGCGATGCGCTCAATCGCGCGTGGGCGATGCCCGGGGTCACGGATGCCGTCGTCGCGGTGCCTGCGTCCATGGTCTCGAGTCAGTTTTCGGAGTTCGGCGATGGCCAGCTCAACGCGCTCGCGACGTTGGGCGGATGGCAGCGAAAGGACCGTCCGCCGGTCGTCGCCACGCTCGTGAGCTTCGAAAACGCGCCGAAAAAGGCGATCATTCGCTTCGACCGCTCGATGGCGCTCGCGGCCACGTCGTTCGAGGTCGTGTATTACGCGAACGGGCGGAAGACCGTCGATCTGCCGATCGTGCGAACCGCGGACGGCGACTTCGAAGCCGAGTGGATCGTCGCGGCCGAGGTCGGCTTCGAGTCGCTCACTTCGAACGCCGCCGTCGTCGTCCACCCGAAGGGATGGAACGACTGGTTCCCCCTCTGGTTCCGCATGCCCGTTCGAAAGATCAGCGAGCTCCGCGCGAAGAACGTCAGCTTCTCCGATGGACGCAACGTCTTCGATCGCGAGGGCATCAGCGTCCAGAACGAGACGAACCCGACGCAGACGCCCTACGAGCGCTTGGCCACGCACCGTTTCTCGGGGCGCTACAATGGTCAGGGAACGCAGCCGTCGCCCTATAACCCGCAGGACATCCACGCCCGCTTTCCGGCGAGCGGCGGCATGCTCACGACGGGCGTAGGACAAGGCTGGACGTGGGTCGCGGACGAGCGACCGAACGCGTTCAAGGTGATGTACACCTGCTTCGAAGCGCGCCAGCCCGAGCTCTCGAGGCGCAGTACGGCGTCGCGTCCGGCGGCGGCTGGCACTACATCGGCGACTCCGCGGAGACGATCGTCAACGACCTCGAGGCCGGGCCGCTCGTGGTCGGCGCGGCGATGACCAACCCGTTCACGCGCTCCGGTCTTCCGTCGGGCGGATTCTCGTATGGCCTCAGCGATGTCGTCACCGTGCGCTGGCTGCATCCCGGCGAAGCGTTCGTGACGCCGCGCGGGCGCACCATCACGGACGCCGCCGGCCAGCGCGTTCAGCAGGACAACTTCCACTGGTACTACTTCTCGAGCCGAAAAAACTCGTGCACCGAGGAGCTGGTCAACACGGGGGCCGTGCCCGAGGACTTCCAGCCTTGATGGCCTGCGCCGGAGCTCAGCGAAGCTGGTTGGCGATCACGCGCGCTACGAGCGCGGTCGTCGCGTCGAGATAGGCGAAGTCGACCTTGTCGAACGTGTCGGTGGGACGATGGTAATCGGGTGACGTGTTGCCGGAGCGGTAACCCTCCGTCACACCGACGGCGGGGAAGCGCGGACGGAATGACGAGTGATCGCTCGACGACGTCGAGGTCACGACGATGCGTGTGGCGACGCCGAGCTCCGTCGCGGCCGCGCGGTAAAGGTCCGCGAGCCCCGCGTCGGGCCGTTCGAGCTCGATGAGCCGGTCACCGTTCGAGTCCCAACCCATCTGGTCGATCGTGTGCACCGAGCGGACCACCACACCATCGGCCGCGAGCTTGTTCGCATAGGCCTTGCTCCCGACGAGGCCTATCTCCTCTTGGTCGAAGAACACGAACGCGACGTTGCGGGAACGGCACGGCAGCCGGGCGAGATATTGCGCGACACCATGAACGAGGGCCACGCCCGTCGCGTTGTCGTTCGCGCCCGGGCTCCGAGCGACGGTATCGAAGTGCGCGCCAACGACGAGCCATTCTTCACCGCCGGTGGTGCTCGGAAGCTCGGCGTAGACGTTGGCGCCGGTACCGTACGCGTGCTCGTGCGGCTCGAGCCCGAGCGCGGCGAGCTGCTCTCCGAGAAAGACACGAGAGGTTCGCCGATGACTGGGCGACGCGCGGTCGGAGAGTCTCACGCCCGGCGCGATCTCCGCGGCGCCGGCGAGCTTCGCCACGATTTCTTGCTGCGACGCGGTCGTCGCCGCGTCGTCGAACGCCGGAACCGTGCAACTCGAAGCGGTGACGTCGCTTCCTGACTCTCCACTTTCGGCGATCTCACGTTCGCCGCACCCGAACGGCACGGCCACGACGAGCGCGAGAGCCGAACCGCGGAGCCGTGAAGACACGGGATGCACGTAGTGCCGAATCGGCCGCAACGCAAACTCTTGGGCGGGTCGGCGACGTTCAGGGAAGCTTCGTTGCTTCGAAAGCGTCGAAGAGCACCTGCGAGTCCGCTTTCGACCACAGCCCGATGCGACCCGCCGGCGCCGTCTCGAGGGTCTTCTCGAAGCGCTTCGTGCCGTCGAGGTCGACCGTGATCTTCTTCCCGCGAATATCGAGCGTCAGCGTGTGCCATGTCCGTGACGGCGTCGGCACGTTGCGGACGTTGTCGAAGACCGTGCGCTTCCCCTTCACGACCTTGAAGAAGAGGATGTTGTCCTCGAGCGCGTTGGCTCGCACGCCGAGGTAGCTGCCGTCCGGCGCGATCGCGAACGCAATGCCCGCCGCTTGATCGACCTTGCCCGCGATGGGGTAGAAGCGGACGCGGATGCGGAGGTCGCCTTCGGGCGGCGGATCCTTCGCGATCGCGAGCGGGAAGAACGCGAAGGTCTTCACGCCATCGAGGAACTCCGCGTAGCGCTCGCCATAGAGGCGCTTCGCTTGATCGGCGAGGTTCACCGACGGCGTTCCGTCGCGCCACTTCGAGCCATCGACGAGCGTGCCCTTCACGCCCGCCGCTTCACCGAGGCTCCAATCGCCGACGACGGGCTCGAAGGCGAGCGTCGGCTCGGGCGCGGCGCTCGCGACGGCGGAGACGACGGGAGCGGGTGGTGGTGCCGGTACCGATGCGGATGCCGGCGCTGGTTGCGGTGCCGGGCTCGGTCGATCGCACGCGAGGAACAGCACGACCAGGCAGACCTGGCGACTCAATGGAAGCATCATCGGACTCTCCTCGGGCGACGGATCGCCCATCCCATTACGAGAAAAGGCGAAGGCAGCACCAGATACGCGAACACGCTCGCGCCGCGCGCCGGTCCCACGAAGGGATGGCCCGCGTATTCGGGCTGCGACCAATTCGGCAGCGGTCGACCCGCGGCCTCGAAGATCAAGGTGACGATCTCGCGCCGGCTCGTCGAGCGCGTCTCGCGCGTCTCACCACCGACGCGGACGACGATGCGCCCGTAGTCCTCGTCGTGCGCAAAGGGCGACGACTCGCGCGCGTCGAGCGGAAAGACGATGCCCACGTCGGAGCGCGCCAACTGCAGCTTCGTCAACGTGTCGCGTTGGAGCTGGCGGCGGCGCGCGTCGTCGCGATCGAGCCAGACCGTCACCTCGATCGGCGCGCCCAGCGAGCGAAGCTCCGCGATCGCGGCGGGCGGCAGCGATGCACGCGCGGCTTCCGTCCAGTCGTGCGCGCGCGTCACGCGGCTCGTGGCGGCGAGCACGACGAGCGTGGTCGCGATCACGGCAAACGCGTAGAGCTTGCGAAGACGAAGATCGAAGCGGAGCCCGAGCCAAGCCAGAACGACCACGCCCGCGATCGCGGCGACGAACCAAAGGACGGCGCCGTCGCGCAGGATCCCGGTCTCGAACGGCGCGAGCTGCCGGCCGACCGCGAACGATTCGAGCGGCGAGAGCCACGCGAGCGCCGCGAAGCCATCGCTCGCGTCGATGCTCCACGAAGCGATCGATGCGACGAGCGCGAACGTCGTGGCTTGCGCGAGGGTCCGCGTCCACGCCGCGGCCGCGACCGCGATCGTCGCGATCAGCACGACATGGAGGAAGTGTCCAAAGAACGCGACCACCGACTCCGCCGCATCGAGGCGCCCGCCGGCCACGACGTAATAAACGAAGAGCGAAAGCGGCGGGGCGAGGACGAGCAACGCCGCGGCCACGGAAGCCGCGAGCTTCGGCAGCAGCAACCGATCCGCACCGCCCAGCGCGATCGCGAGCGCGCCGAACGTGTTGCGCTCCTTCTCCACCGCGAGCACGCGCGCCGAGATGATCGGAACGAGCACCGCCGTCGCCAGCTCCGTGCCGCCCAACGTCGGCCGCACGATGGCCGCGAGCGGATCGAGCTCGCGCGTCATGATCGTGCCTGCGGATCGCGAGGTCGACGTGAAGATGCCGAGGGCGAGCACGAAGCCGTGGCCGATCATGAGCGCGGCGAGCGCTGCCACCGCCCACGTCACGCGCGCGCCGAACGCGATGGCGAGGTCACGCCGCATCGGACCGTTTTCCGAGCAGCGTGCGGAACACCTGATCGAGCGAGCCGTCCAGCAAGCCGGCGCGCGTGCGCAGCTCCGCCATCGTTCCGGACGCGACGACGCGTCCACCAGCGAGGATCACGATTTGATCCGCGATCGCCTCCGCCGTCGCGAGCTGATGCACGGTCACGATGGCGCCCGTCACCGATGCGCGAAACGCGGGAAGGAGATCCTCGAGCTGCAGCGGATCGAACGCGCCGAAAGGCTCATCGAGGACTGCCACCGGCCGCCGCAGCGCGGCCGTCAGCGCGAGCCACACGCGCTTCGCTTCTCCGCGAGAGAGCTCCGATCCGCGACGCGCGCGTAGTCCCGCGACGCCGAAGCCGCCGGCGTCGCGAAGCAGCGTCGCGACGCGGACCTCCTCTGGGAGGCGCGCCTCATCCGGCATGAACGAAAACACGGCGGCGCGTTCGCGAAACGAACGGAGCTCGGCACCGTCGTGATGCACACGGCCGCGAGACGGAAGGAGCCCGACGATCGCCTCGAGCAGCGTCGTCTTGCCCGCGCCATTCGGTCCGACGATCGCGACGATCCCGCTGCTCGGGACGTCGAACGTCACCTCCTCGACGACGGCGCGTCCGCCGCGCGCGACGGTGAGCCCTTCGATCCGGAGGCTCACGGCTTCTTCGCCCGCACCTCGACGCGCGTGCCGGTGCGAAGGTCCTCGCTCGCTTTCGCGGCGACGGTGTCGGTCGGCTCGAGCGCGCCGAAGACCTCGACGAGATCGCCCTGCGTCGCGCCGCGCTGCACCGGCACTTGCTCGGCGACTTTGTCCTTCACGCGTACCACGAACGTTCGCTCCGTCGATTGGCCGATGGCGCCAGCGGGCACGAACGTCGTCGGGGTGGTGCGCTTCACGGGCCACGACACCGTCGCGAACATCCCCGGCGCGAGACGACCATCGGCGTTGTCGACGTCGAGCTCGACGGGCATCGATCGCGTCTTCGCATCGATGGAAGAGGCCACGCGCTTCGTGACGCCCTTGAATTTCGCCCCGGGAAAGGCGCGGACGGCGAACGTCGCTTCCGCGCCATCCGCGATGCCACCGACGAACGTCTCCGGCACCGGCACCGTGAGCCGGAGCAGATGCACTTGCTCGATCTTGAGGAGCGGCGGCGCGGAC
This window encodes:
- a CDS encoding M20/M25/M40 family metallo-hydrolase; this encodes MAKLAGAAEIAPGVRLSDRASPSHRRTSRVFLGEQLAALGLEPHEHAYGTGANVYAELPSTTGGEEWLVVGAHFDTVARSPGANDNATGVALVHGVAQYLARLPCRSRNVAFVFFDQEEIGLVGSKAYANKLAADGVVVRSVHTIDQMGWDSNGDRLIELERPDAGLADLYRAAATELGVATRIVVTSTSSSDHSSFRPRFPAVGVTEGYRSGNTSPDYHRPTDTFDKVDFAYLDATTALVARVIANQLR
- a CDS encoding ABC transporter ATP-binding protein; the encoded protein is MSLRIEGLTVARGGRAVVEEVTFDVPSSGIVAIVGPNGAGKTTLLEAIVGLLPSRGRVHHDGAELRSFRERAAVFSFMPDEARLPEEVRVATLLRDAGGFGVAGLRARRGSELSRGEAKRVWLALTAALRRPVAVLDEPFGAFDPLQLEDLLPAFRASVTGAIVTVHQLATAEAIADQIVILAGGRVVASGTMAELRTRAGLLDGSLDQVFRTLLGKRSDAA